Proteins encoded together in one Mannheimia haemolytica window:
- the dsbD gene encoding Thiol:disulfide interchange protein DsbD precursor, which translates to MITTSQASLFSSQPKFLKAEEAFVFSLENQDNTLHLKWDIAKDYYLYKKEIKITPHNIELGEITLPTAEQHNDEFFGLVEIYRNQLQLTAPFKTIKNDASIVVEYQGCTKGFCYPPERVELKFDSILSATPEELEQLGTQAVEKSEHFAKNDNETKAEQDQLAENLANNRFSIFWFFVLGVGLAFTPCVLPMLPLLSAIVIGNKQRPSTAKALLLSIAYVQGMAVTYTLLGLIVAAIGLPFQIALQSPPVLIGLSIVFILLACSMFGLYEIQLPNSWQQKLNAMSQKQQGGALGSVFLMGMIAGLIASPCTSAPLSGALLYVAQSGDLVTGGLALYLLALGMGLPLILITLFGNKILPKSGEWLLKVKAAFGFVMLALPVFLLSRVLPSHYEPFLWSALAVAFLIWLVDAIPSNSITKKIIKVLLLLALAIAAKPWADLAWNGSTTQQQNTPHLVLEKIQSLADLETKLTASKGKKVMLDLYADWCVACKEFEKYTFSDQNVQNKLNEMVVLQIDMTKNSAENIELMKHFNVLGLPTILFFDENGNEMSQSRVTGFLDAEQFLAWLNKL; encoded by the coding sequence ATGATCACTACATCTCAGGCTAGCCTGTTCTCCTCGCAGCCAAAATTTTTAAAGGCTGAAGAGGCTTTCGTATTTTCTCTAGAAAATCAAGATAATACTTTGCACTTAAAGTGGGATATTGCAAAAGATTATTATCTTTACAAAAAAGAGATTAAAATCACCCCACATAACATTGAGCTAGGTGAAATAACACTCCCTACTGCAGAACAGCATAATGACGAATTTTTCGGCCTAGTTGAAATCTACCGAAATCAATTGCAACTAACTGCACCTTTCAAAACTATTAAAAATGATGCTTCAATCGTAGTGGAATATCAAGGTTGTACCAAAGGTTTTTGCTATCCGCCGGAACGAGTAGAGCTGAAATTTGACAGCATTCTTTCTGCCACACCTGAAGAACTTGAGCAACTAGGAACACAAGCGGTCGAAAAAAGTGAACATTTTGCAAAAAACGACAATGAGACCAAAGCAGAGCAAGATCAACTGGCTGAAAATTTAGCTAATAATCGTTTTTCCATTTTTTGGTTTTTTGTATTAGGCGTTGGATTAGCATTCACCCCTTGCGTACTGCCGATGCTACCTCTTCTTTCTGCGATTGTTATCGGTAACAAACAACGCCCTTCCACCGCCAAAGCATTGCTGTTAAGTATTGCCTATGTGCAAGGAATGGCAGTTACTTACACCTTGCTCGGCTTAATTGTAGCGGCTATCGGCTTGCCTTTCCAAATCGCCTTACAAAGCCCACCCGTGCTGATTGGTTTATCTATCGTCTTTATTCTGCTTGCCTGCTCAATGTTTGGCTTATACGAAATCCAGCTACCAAATAGCTGGCAACAAAAACTCAATGCAATGAGCCAAAAACAGCAAGGTGGTGCGTTGGGTAGCGTGTTTTTAATGGGGATGATCGCAGGCTTAATTGCTTCCCCTTGTACTTCTGCCCCACTTTCCGGTGCATTGCTTTATGTGGCACAAAGTGGTGATTTAGTCACCGGTGGATTAGCTCTCTATCTACTCGCACTGGGAATGGGTTTACCACTGATTTTAATTACCTTATTCGGCAACAAAATTCTGCCAAAATCCGGCGAATGGCTGTTAAAAGTAAAAGCTGCATTCGGTTTTGTTATGCTCGCCTTACCTGTGTTCTTATTAAGCCGTGTGCTGCCAAGCCACTATGAACCGTTTTTATGGTCAGCCCTTGCCGTTGCGTTTTTGATCTGGCTGGTGGATGCAATTCCATCTAATTCAATCACGAAAAAGATCATTAAAGTCTTATTATTGCTAGCTTTAGCCATTGCAGCTAAACCTTGGGCAGATTTAGCTTGGAACGGCTCAACCACTCAACAGCAAAACACACCGCACTTAGTATTGGAAAAAATTCAATCACTTGCAGATTTAGAGACAAAATTGACCGCTTCCAAGGGTAAAAAAGTGATGCTCGATCTCTATGCCGACTGGTGTGTCGCCTGCAAAGAGTTTGAAAAATACACCTTTAGTGACCAAAATGTTCAGAACAAACTGAATGAAATGGTAGTGTTGCAAATTGATATGACGAAAAACTCGGCTGAAAATATCGAGCTGATGAAACACTTTAATGTATTAGGTTTGCCAACGATTCTGTTTTTTGATGAAAACGGCAATGAAATGAGCCAATCTCGTGTTACTGGCTTTTTGGATGCCGAGCAATTTTTAGCTTGGCTGAATAAGTTATAA
- a CDS encoding Protein of uncharacterised function, DUF462, whose protein sequence is MNQENHKIEDIIRIFNQCFADEYNTRLERGGDYPIYLPEFMDEDGVPSERPYNVILFAHGYYSSALHEIAHWLVAGEARRKLEDFGYWYEPDGRSAERQREFESAEIKPQAIEWVLATAAGFRYFASADNLSGNPGDNSAFKQAVYDQVKLYAERGYLPKRAETLRKALCAFYNTPDVIDLAQFDIERI, encoded by the coding sequence ATGAATCAAGAAAATCATAAAATTGAAGACATTATTCGCATTTTTAATCAATGCTTTGCTGATGAATATAACACTCGTCTAGAGCGGGGGGGTGATTATCCGATTTACTTGCCCGAATTTATGGACGAAGATGGTGTGCCGAGCGAACGCCCTTACAATGTGATTTTATTTGCTCACGGCTATTACAGCAGTGCCTTGCACGAAATTGCCCATTGGCTCGTTGCCGGTGAAGCTCGGCGTAAACTTGAAGATTTTGGCTATTGGTATGAACCGGACGGACGTTCTGCCGAACGCCAACGTGAATTTGAAAGTGCGGAAATCAAACCGCAAGCGATTGAATGGGTGTTAGCAACTGCTGCCGGTTTTCGTTATTTTGCTAGTGCCGACAATCTCTCGGGAAACCCCGGCGACAATTCCGCCTTTAAACAAGCAGTGTACGACCAAGTCAAACTCTATGCGGAACGTGGCTACCTTCCCAAACGAGCTGAAACGCTCCGCAAAGCCCTCTGTGCTTTTTATAACACCCCTGATGTGATTGATTTAGCTCAATTTGATATTGAACGGATTTAG
- a CDS encoding Long-chain-fatty-acid--CoA ligase FadD15: MNTLDFHFIHRFHQQVQALSHRPALRFMQNEKWSEISWLELQKQVNNLSYALLANGLAVQEKIAIFAQNMPRWTITDIAAMQIRAVAVPIYATSTTKQLEYILNDGDIKILFVGDQEQYDQAIEIANNCSLLIKIVAMKDSIDLRDFPIAQHWQDFIKVTQDEAELTKRLNNKCLDDLFTLIYTSGTTGEPKGVMLDYANLAHQLQAHNKALPHIDENDISLSFLPLSHIFERAWVAYVLHRGAVNCYLEDPQQVRQALSTVRPTLMCAVPRFYEKIYTAVWDKVQQAPIHRQALFKWAIRTAEANLFGKKSTFFHRLQYIMADKLVLGKLRALLGGRIRMMPCGGAKLDPSIGLFFQSIGINVKLGYGMTETTATISCWQEKGFNINSTGTLMPDVEVKISEENEILVRGGLVMKGYYKKPEATAQAFTAEGFLKTGDAGELDSEGNLYITDRIKELMKTSNGKYIAPQYIEGKIGKDKFIEQIAVIADAKKYVSALIVPCFDSLEEYAKKLNISYQDRLELIKNSDVVRMFEQRINELQQDLAGFEQIKKFTLLSQAFSTKMEEITPTLKLRRKVILERYKQQIDKMYE; this comes from the coding sequence ATGAACACTTTAGATTTTCACTTTATCCACCGTTTCCACCAGCAAGTTCAGGCTCTTAGCCACCGCCCAGCTTTACGTTTTATGCAAAATGAAAAATGGTCAGAAATAAGTTGGTTAGAATTACAAAAACAGGTCAATAACCTTTCTTATGCCTTGCTGGCAAACGGTCTTGCCGTTCAAGAAAAAATCGCTATTTTTGCACAAAATATGCCTCGTTGGACAATTACCGATATTGCTGCAATGCAAATTCGTGCGGTAGCAGTGCCGATTTATGCAACCAGTACCACCAAACAACTTGAATATATCCTGAATGACGGGGATATAAAAATCCTCTTTGTTGGCGATCAGGAACAATATGATCAAGCCATAGAAATAGCGAACAACTGTTCGCTATTAATAAAAATTGTCGCGATGAAAGACTCGATAGATCTGCGTGATTTCCCTATCGCTCAACATTGGCAAGATTTCATTAAGGTTACTCAAGATGAAGCTGAATTAACCAAACGTTTAAATAATAAATGCTTAGACGATTTATTCACTTTAATTTATACCTCGGGAACAACCGGTGAGCCTAAAGGCGTTATGTTAGATTATGCTAATTTAGCTCATCAACTTCAGGCACATAATAAAGCACTCCCTCATATTGATGAAAATGATATATCCCTTTCATTTTTACCTTTATCGCATATCTTTGAACGTGCTTGGGTCGCTTATGTGCTACATCGAGGAGCAGTAAATTGCTATCTGGAAGATCCTCAACAGGTACGCCAAGCACTCTCAACGGTACGACCTACATTAATGTGTGCCGTACCAAGGTTCTATGAAAAAATTTATACTGCGGTGTGGGATAAAGTCCAACAAGCACCGATACATCGCCAAGCGTTATTTAAATGGGCAATCCGTACCGCCGAAGCCAATCTGTTTGGTAAAAAATCGACCTTTTTCCACCGCTTGCAGTACATTATGGCAGATAAATTGGTGCTAGGAAAATTACGAGCCTTACTAGGTGGACGTATTCGTATGATGCCGTGTGGAGGAGCGAAATTAGATCCGTCTATCGGGCTATTTTTCCAAAGTATAGGCATCAATGTAAAACTTGGATACGGAATGACCGAAACTACTGCCACTATTTCATGCTGGCAGGAAAAAGGCTTTAATATCAACTCAACCGGTACCTTAATGCCTGATGTTGAGGTCAAAATTAGTGAAGAAAATGAAATTTTAGTGCGTGGAGGCTTGGTTATGAAAGGTTACTACAAAAAACCGGAAGCCACTGCTCAAGCCTTTACTGCTGAAGGTTTTCTAAAAACGGGAGATGCCGGTGAACTGGATTCGGAAGGCAATCTTTATATTACCGATCGTATTAAAGAATTAATGAAAACTTCAAACGGTAAATATATTGCCCCACAATACATTGAAGGAAAAATAGGTAAAGATAAGTTTATCGAGCAAATTGCGGTGATTGCTGATGCTAAGAAATATGTTTCCGCATTGATAGTTCCTTGCTTTGACAGTCTTGAAGAGTATGCTAAAAAACTCAATATTTCTTATCAAGACAGGTTGGAACTCATTAAAAATTCTGATGTTGTCAGAATGTTTGAACAACGGATTAACGAATTACAGCAAGACCTTGCAGGTTTTGAGCAGATTAAAAAGTTTACCTTATTGTCTCAAGCATTTAGTACCAAAATGGAAGAAATTACGCCGACATTGAAATTAAGGCGGAAAGTCATTTTAGAACGCTATAAACAACAAATAGACAAAATGTACGAATAA
- the yabJ gene encoding Enamine/imine deaminase, with the protein MIQRFEVGSRFSEMAIHNGVAYLAGQVPLDDTADAYTQTRQVLAEIDKWLAKANSDKSKILMATVYLKEMADYAEMNRAWDEWVAPNNAPPRAAVEAKLANPNWKVEIVVTAAV; encoded by the coding sequence ATGATTCAACGTTTTGAAGTTGGTAGCCGTTTTTCGGAAATGGCAATACATAACGGTGTGGCTTACTTGGCAGGGCAAGTGCCGTTAGATGACACCGCCGATGCTTACACCCAAACCCGGCAAGTGCTGGCAGAAATTGATAAATGGCTGGCAAAAGCCAACAGCGATAAAAGTAAAATTCTAATGGCTACGGTTTATTTAAAAGAGATGGCAGATTATGCGGAAATGAACCGTGCGTGGGACGAATGGGTTGCCCCAAATAACGCCCCACCAAGAGCGGCGGTGGAGGCTAAATTAGCCAATCCAAATTGGAAAGTCGAAATTGTAGTTACCGCTGCGGTATAA
- the ilvE gene encoding Branched-chain-amino-acid aminotransferase yields MALKELDWANLGFSYIKTDYRFIAHWKDGKWNDGELTQDNTLHIHEGSTALHYGQQCFEGLKAYRCKDGSINLFRPDQNAERMQRTADRLLMPRVPTELFIRACKEVVKANQDWLGPYGSGATLYLRPFLIGVGENIGVKAAPEFIFSVFCCPVGAYFKGGLAPSNFITTDYDRAAPMGTGGVKVGGNYAASLLPHELAVEQSSATRKFADAIYLDPKTHTKIEEVGAANFFGITKDNKFITPISESILPSITKYSLLYLAQERLGMEAIEGDVYIDQLDQFAEAGACGTAAVITPVGGIQHKDKFHVFYSETEVGPVTRRLYAELTGIQFGDVEAPQGWIVKVE; encoded by the coding sequence ATGGCATTAAAAGAGTTAGATTGGGCAAATTTAGGCTTTTCTTATATCAAAACCGATTACCGTTTCATCGCACATTGGAAAGATGGCAAATGGAACGACGGCGAATTAACCCAAGACAATACCTTGCATATTCACGAAGGCTCAACCGCCTTGCACTACGGGCAACAATGTTTTGAGGGGTTAAAAGCCTATCGTTGTAAAGATGGCTCAATTAATCTATTCCGCCCGGATCAAAATGCCGAGCGTATGCAACGCACCGCAGATCGTTTATTAATGCCACGTGTGCCAACCGAGCTCTTTATTCGTGCTTGTAAAGAAGTGGTGAAAGCCAACCAAGATTGGTTAGGGCCTTACGGTTCGGGAGCAACCCTCTATTTACGTCCGTTTTTAATCGGCGTGGGTGAAAATATTGGCGTGAAAGCTGCACCTGAATTTATTTTCTCCGTCTTCTGCTGTCCGGTAGGGGCGTATTTCAAAGGTGGCTTAGCTCCTTCAAACTTTATTACTACCGACTATGACCGTGCCGCTCCAATGGGAACAGGTGGGGTAAAAGTAGGTGGTAACTACGCGGCGAGTTTATTACCGCACGAATTAGCAGTTGAGCAAAGTTCAGCGACCCGTAAGTTTGCCGATGCGATTTATTTAGATCCGAAAACCCATACTAAAATTGAAGAAGTAGGGGCGGCGAACTTCTTTGGCATTACCAAAGACAATAAATTTATTACCCCGATTTCAGAGTCGATTTTGCCAAGTATTACCAAATACTCATTGTTATACCTTGCCCAAGAGCGTTTAGGTATGGAAGCGATTGAGGGCGATGTGTATATCGACCAGTTAGACCAATTTGCCGAAGCCGGTGCTTGTGGTACGGCAGCGGTGATTACACCTGTTGGCGGGATTCAACATAAAGATAAATTCCACGTGTTCTATTCAGAAACCGAAGTGGGGCCTGTTACCCGCCGTTTATATGCGGAATTAACCGGTATTCAATTTGGTGATGTTGAAGCACCGCAAGGTTGGATTGTAAAAGTCGAATAA
- the grxD gene encoding Monothiol glutaredoxin, with protein METIDKIKQQISENPILLYMKGSPKFPSCGFSARAVEAVINCQVPFGYVDILTNPDIRAELPKFANWPTFPQLWVEGELVGGCDIVLEMFQKGELQTLLKETAAKHAA; from the coding sequence ATGGAAACTATTGACAAAATCAAACAACAAATCAGCGAAAATCCGATTCTACTTTATATGAAAGGTTCACCAAAATTCCCATCTTGCGGTTTCTCCGCTCGTGCGGTGGAAGCGGTAATTAACTGCCAAGTGCCTTTCGGTTATGTGGATATTTTAACCAATCCGGATATTCGTGCGGAATTGCCAAAATTTGCAAACTGGCCGACTTTCCCACAATTATGGGTAGAAGGTGAATTGGTTGGCGGTTGCGACATCGTGTTAGAAATGTTCCAAAAAGGTGAACTTCAAACCTTATTAAAAGAAACTGCGGCAAAACACGCAGCATAA
- the recR gene encoding Recombination protein RecR: protein MQTSPLLENLMEALRALPGVGPKSAQRMAYHLLQRNRSGGVALSKALNEAMSHIGHCKSCRTFTEEEECSICKNPRRQMSGQLCVVEMPEDIQAIEQTGQFSGRYFVLMGHLSPIDGIGPREIGLDLLQQRLEQESFHEVILATNPTIEGDATANYIAEMCRMYNVKATRIAHGVPVGGSLEMVDGTTLSHSFAGRRDIDI, encoded by the coding sequence ATGCAAACCAGTCCTTTACTTGAAAATTTGATGGAAGCCTTGCGTGCATTGCCCGGTGTCGGACCGAAATCGGCACAGCGAATGGCTTACCATCTGTTGCAACGTAATCGTTCCGGCGGTGTGGCGTTGTCAAAAGCCTTAAATGAGGCAATGAGCCATATCGGACATTGCAAATCGTGCCGTACTTTTACCGAAGAGGAAGAGTGTTCGATTTGTAAAAATCCTCGCCGTCAGATGAGCGGACAACTTTGCGTGGTAGAGATGCCGGAAGATATTCAAGCGATTGAGCAAACCGGGCAATTTTCAGGGCGTTATTTTGTGCTGATGGGGCATTTGTCGCCGATTGATGGTATAGGCCCTCGTGAAATCGGCTTAGATTTATTGCAACAACGCTTGGAACAGGAATCTTTCCACGAAGTGATTTTGGCGACTAATCCGACCATTGAAGGTGATGCTACCGCAAACTACATTGCTGAAATGTGCAGAATGTATAACGTGAAAGCTACTCGTATTGCTCACGGTGTGCCGGTCGGTGGTTCATTAGAAATGGTTGATGGTACAACGCTTTCTCACTCTTTTGCTGGACGGCGTGATATTGATATTTAA
- the ybaB gene encoding DNA-binding protein, YbaB/EbfC family, with protein sequence MFGKGGLGGLMKQAQQMQERMQKMQEEIAQLEVTGESGAGLVKVTINGAHNCRRIEIDPSLMEDDKEMVEDLVAAAFNDAVRRAEEMQKEKMASVTAGMQLPPGMKFPF encoded by the coding sequence ATGTTTGGAAAAGGTGGCTTAGGCGGCTTAATGAAACAGGCTCAGCAAATGCAAGAGCGTATGCAAAAAATGCAAGAAGAGATCGCCCAATTAGAAGTAACAGGCGAGTCTGGTGCAGGGTTGGTAAAAGTCACTATTAACGGGGCTCACAACTGCCGCCGAATTGAAATCGACCCATCATTAATGGAAGATGATAAAGAGATGGTGGAAGATTTAGTTGCCGCTGCCTTTAACGATGCGGTTCGCCGTGCAGAAGAAATGCAAAAAGAGAAAATGGCAAGTGTGACTGCCGGTATGCAACTGCCGCCGGGTATGAAATTCCCATTCTAA
- the recF gene encoding DNA replication and repair protein recF, which produces MALTRLLINHFRNIQHTDLAFSPHFNFLVGANGSGKTSLLEAIFYLGHGRSFKSHISNRIIHYDKDDFVLHGKIDEAKHSWSVGIQKFRSGETTLKINGEDGNKIADLAHLLPMQVITPEGLTLLNGGPSFRRAFLDWGLFHQHPDFYAHWNNLRRLLKQRNSALQQVRSYLELKAWDIELVKTTYAVSEMRAEYAEALRPEIEKTCQFFLPEIEIGLSFHQGWEKGADYAEILAQGFERDKALGYTMIGAQKADFRFKANGLPVEDVLSRGQLKLLMCALRLAQGEHLVAQKQRQCLFLIDDFASELDPTKRELLAHRLRESGSQVFVTAITQDQLNQMQWQDRSDDCLFTVKNGEIQPQ; this is translated from the coding sequence ATGGCTTTAACCCGTTTATTAATCAACCATTTTAGAAATATCCAACATACTGATTTGGCATTTAGCCCGCATTTTAATTTTTTAGTCGGAGCAAACGGCAGTGGCAAAACCAGTTTGCTGGAAGCGATTTTCTATCTTGGACACGGGCGTTCGTTCAAAAGCCATATCAGCAACCGTATTATCCATTACGACAAAGACGATTTTGTGCTACACGGTAAAATTGACGAGGCAAAGCACAGTTGGTCGGTCGGCATTCAAAAATTCCGCAGTGGCGAGACGACACTCAAAATCAACGGTGAAGACGGCAATAAAATTGCCGATTTAGCCCATTTATTGCCGATGCAAGTTATCACTCCCGAAGGCTTAACCTTGCTTAACGGCGGCCCGAGTTTTCGCCGTGCTTTTTTGGATTGGGGCTTATTTCACCAACACCCCGATTTCTACGCTCATTGGAACAATCTTCGCCGTTTATTAAAGCAACGCAATTCAGCGTTACAACAAGTTCGCTCTTATCTGGAACTCAAAGCGTGGGATATCGAATTGGTGAAAACCACTTATGCCGTGAGCGAAATGCGAGCCGAATACGCCGAGGCCTTACGCCCCGAAATTGAGAAAACCTGCCAATTTTTCCTGCCGGAAATCGAAATCGGCTTGAGCTTTCATCAAGGCTGGGAAAAAGGGGCGGATTATGCTGAAATTCTGGCACAAGGTTTTGAACGGGATAAAGCACTTGGCTATACGATGATTGGGGCTCAAAAAGCGGATTTCCGGTTTAAAGCAAACGGCTTGCCGGTGGAAGATGTGCTTTCCCGCGGGCAATTAAAGCTCTTGATGTGTGCCTTAAGACTGGCTCAAGGCGAACATTTGGTTGCTCAAAAACAACGCCAATGCCTGTTTTTAATTGACGATTTCGCCTCCGAACTCGACCCAACCAAACGTGAGCTTTTAGCACATCGTTTAAGAGAAAGTGGCTCACAAGTATTCGTTACCGCCATTACTCAAGATCAGCTCAATCAAATGCAATGGCAAGACAGAAGCGATGATTGTTTGTTTACGGTAAAAAATGGCGAAATTCAGCCACAGTAA
- the tyrA gene encoding T-protein, with amino-acid sequence MNPLSPLREQIDQVDQQLILLLSQRLALVAEVGKVKSAHGIPVYAPERETAMIAARRAEAEKQGIPADLIEDVLRRVMRESYANENKHGFKCVNPEINKIVIVGGKGKLGGLFGQYLTSSGYDVEALGRDDWGNAKAILADADLVIVCVPIANTLETIARLQPYLTEKMTLADLTSVKAQPLQKMLEVHRGAVVGLHPMFGPDIASQAKQVVACCHGRFPERYQWLLEQIKIWGAKIEEIEAAAHDNAMTYIQALRHFSTFAFGLHLSRQPVQLSQLLALSSPIYRLELAMIGRLFAQDGSLYADIIADKPENLATIETLKESFEQGLDFFKRNDKAGFIKAFEEVHHWFGDYSEQFLKESRVLLQQANDSRK; translated from the coding sequence ATGAACCCATTATCCCCTTTACGAGAACAAATTGACCAAGTTGATCAACAACTTATCCTACTACTTTCCCAGCGTTTAGCCTTGGTGGCGGAAGTCGGAAAAGTAAAATCGGCACACGGCATACCGGTTTATGCCCCCGAGCGAGAAACTGCAATGATTGCCGCACGCCGTGCTGAGGCGGAAAAACAAGGCATTCCGGCAGATTTAATTGAAGATGTACTACGCCGTGTGATGCGGGAATCTTACGCTAATGAAAACAAACACGGCTTTAAATGCGTAAACCCAGAGATTAACAAAATCGTGATTGTCGGCGGTAAAGGGAAATTGGGCGGATTGTTCGGGCAATATTTAACCTCATCCGGCTACGATGTTGAGGCTCTTGGGCGTGATGATTGGGGCAATGCGAAAGCGATTTTAGCCGATGCCGACTTGGTGATTGTGTGTGTACCGATTGCCAACACGCTTGAGACAATCGCACGTTTACAGCCTTATTTAACCGAAAAAATGACTTTGGCGGATTTAACCTCAGTAAAAGCTCAGCCGTTGCAAAAAATGCTGGAAGTGCATCGTGGAGCCGTGGTCGGTTTGCACCCAATGTTCGGGCCGGATATTGCCAGTCAAGCAAAGCAAGTGGTGGCTTGCTGTCACGGACGTTTCCCCGAACGCTACCAATGGCTACTTGAGCAAATCAAAATTTGGGGGGCTAAAATTGAAGAGATTGAGGCAGCAGCACACGATAATGCCATGACCTACATTCAAGCCTTACGCCACTTTTCCACCTTTGCATTCGGGCTACATCTTTCTCGCCAGCCGGTGCAACTCTCTCAACTATTGGCATTATCTTCACCAATTTACCGCTTAGAGTTGGCAATGATTGGGCGTTTATTTGCCCAAGACGGCAGCTTATATGCCGATATTATTGCCGATAAACCGGAAAATTTAGCCACCATTGAAACCTTAAAAGAGAGCTTTGAACAAGGGCTGGATTTCTTTAAACGCAACGACAAAGCCGGTTTTATCAAGGCTTTTGAGGAAGTGCATCACTGGTTTGGCGATTATTCGGAGCAGTTCTTAAAAGAGAGTAGAGTATTGCTCCAACAGGCTAACGATTCAAGAAAGTAA
- the aroF gene encoding Phospho-2-dehydro-3-deoxyheptonate aldolase, Tyr-sensitive, translated as MNTVFNQDSVHNVNIQDEKVLLTPQELKQEFPLPEHLRNQIERSRKTISDIIHRRDKRQLIVIGPCSIHDPVAALEYGKKLKALSEQVSDKLYIVMRVYFEKPRTTVGWKGLINDPKMDSSFDVETGLRIARKLCLDLAELGLPLATEALDPMTPQYLADLFSWSAIGARTTESQTHRELASGLSMAVGFKNGTDGGLAVALNAMQSSAQSHRFIGINQQGQVTLLKTKGNADGHIILRGGKTPNYEKQYVDDCEWVLKQANLPTAIMIDCSHGNSNKDYRRQPLVAENVLEQLLAGNTSIIGLMIESNLHAGNQSSEQRFEQMQYGVSITDACIDWQTTESLLTNFAEKLRNK; from the coding sequence ATGAACACTGTGTTTAATCAAGATAGCGTGCATAACGTAAATATCCAAGATGAAAAGGTATTACTGACCCCACAAGAGTTAAAACAAGAATTTCCGTTGCCGGAACATTTACGCAATCAAATTGAACGTTCACGCAAAACGATTTCCGATATTATTCACAGACGAGATAAACGCCAACTGATTGTGATTGGACCTTGTTCGATTCACGACCCAGTTGCTGCCCTTGAATATGGTAAAAAATTAAAAGCTCTTTCGGAGCAAGTGAGTGATAAGTTGTATATTGTGATGCGGGTTTATTTTGAAAAGCCCCGCACTACTGTAGGTTGGAAAGGGCTGATTAACGATCCGAAAATGGACAGCTCTTTTGATGTCGAAACCGGCTTACGTATCGCACGAAAACTCTGTTTGGATTTAGCCGAACTTGGCTTGCCGTTAGCGACCGAAGCCTTAGATCCGATGACACCACAATATTTAGCGGATTTGTTCAGCTGGTCGGCAATTGGGGCAAGAACCACTGAATCCCAAACTCACCGTGAATTAGCCTCCGGCTTGTCAATGGCGGTAGGTTTTAAAAACGGGACGGACGGCGGTTTAGCGGTTGCCCTAAATGCAATGCAATCATCGGCACAAAGCCACCGTTTTATCGGCATTAACCAACAGGGGCAAGTTACTTTACTCAAAACGAAAGGTAATGCAGACGGACATATTATTTTACGTGGCGGTAAAACCCCAAATTATGAAAAGCAATATGTTGATGATTGTGAATGGGTGCTAAAACAAGCAAACTTACCTACAGCGATTATGATTGATTGCAGCCACGGCAATTCCAATAAAGATTATCGCCGTCAGCCACTTGTGGCAGAAAATGTGTTGGAACAATTATTGGCAGGTAACACCTCGATTATCGGTTTAATGATTGAAAGTAATTTACACGCAGGCAATCAATCTTCAGAACAGCGGTTTGAGCAGATGCAATATGGAGTGTCGATTACCGATGCTTGCATTGATTGGCAAACCACCGAGAGTTTATTGACGAATTTTGCTGAAAAATTGCGTAATAAATAA